One Anopheles marshallii chromosome 3, idAnoMarsDA_429_01, whole genome shotgun sequence genomic region harbors:
- the LOC128711587 gene encoding uncharacterized protein LOC128711587 — MSAPGPQPPSEITAEWTVHAQLTLSSIAPATFISTNNSRLPSDVPPTSTAEGCSEGQASTSEYNISPPGAQEAGVDLNVTAPQNFIISPTPTPPASSSSAVGSPVKVVYKFSTTDHPLQQKQTSMCSAVPVGGKSSVIFNTDPSSPSTPVTLAKTPTGVGPPPPCSENAVQLFPKCTSTCSIVLTACTDLVPTTDTLPITVNKCESTNNIVVDKCTNFPEKSASNSKDVSCQTSDWETNKKEDKNGATGFVKHQGVTQKTTTDGCLLSPPPRRREDRLDSHVLKSISPLIDSLVSPSNTIRSQQSSVRDTSVTKKKPRTVHIDVYCTGSDAESESDCGSCCSFNEGTKSLSSSGAPSAASSNSSVSSGSRFDTSHMMELKAAAYSNIDPSHPTVYESEEIRVRHKRAGKHEVPRRLMQQTIDQNTLSTIGSLKRIGSARHGRSRRNTATDEISESKKILFSKHLGEVPQQQNEEHIHGAFSTYFRRDISDDAISSNYALSADRSTRRDVTGSSLSSAFACGGFYEDKEDSEMHSKLNRSGTTATQSDSFEYDNSEDRYRIHEMERVWKQHHWKSPSLERKLLQIQNSKLPSSSCHSPESEHNLTESDHSFVYDEAPHPNASNPSLNEYSDSSPSTVKSASQRASEKPNQSILLQQQAVLAATLQYKREFSPVEGYTNEYLAIARRFGSLITSRRKPGTHMGPVRNPECPCEHCRRWVLERDSGGSVSVLRERALSMDGTSAPNGIVDMRRQFHQRNTYVHET, encoded by the exons ATGTCCGCCCCCGGACCACAGCCACCCTCGGAAATCACTGCCGAATGGACAGTTCATGCACAACTCACGCTTTCCTCAATTGCTCCCGCTACATTCATTTCGACAAACAACAGCAGACTCCCTTCGGATGTTCCTCCGACTTCAACAGCCGAAGGATGCAGCGAGGGCCAAGCATCAACTTCAGAATACAACATTTCCCCTCCGGGTGCTCAGGAAGCTGGGGTCGATTTGAATGTTACCGCTCCGCAAAATTTTATCATCTCGCCTACTCCTACCCCACCAGCTTCCTCGTCCAGCGCAGTTGGGAGTCCAGTAAAAGTTGTTTATAAATTTAGCACGACTGACCATCCCTTGCAGCAGAAACAGACCAGCATGTGCTCTGCTGTACCGGTTGGTGGTAAGAGTAGCGTTATTTTTAACACCGATCCATCATCACCTTCCACACCGGTCACGCTCGCTAAG ACTCCAACTGGCGTAGGACCTCCACCACCGTGTTCAGAAAATGCGGTTCAACTGTTTCCCAAGTGTACCAGCACCTGCAGCATCGTTCTGACTGCCTGTACTGATCTTGTACCGACGACCGACACACTGCCTATCACAGTCAACAAGTGCGAATCTACCAACAACATTGTAGTAGACAAATGTACCAATTTTCCCGAAAAG TCTGCCAGCAATTCCAAAGATGTGAGTTGCCAAACGAGTGACTGGGAGACAAACAAGAAAGAGGATAAGAATGGCGCTACGGGGTTTGTCAAGCACCAAGGGGTGACCCAAAAAACTACCACTGATGGGTGTCTTCTTTCGCCGCCTCCGAGGAGACGTGAAGATAGGTTAGATTCG CAtgttctcaaatcgatctcccCGCTCATCGATTCACTTGTCTCACCAAGTAATACGATACGATCCCAGCAATCAAGCGTGCGGGATACTTCGGTGACCAAAAAGAAACCACGCACGGTACATATTGACGTGTACTGCACCGGTTCAGACGCGGAATCTGAATCCGATTGTGGTTCGTGCTGTTCCTTCAACGAGGGAACTAAATCGCTATCATCGTCAGGGGCGCCGTCAGCTGCTTCGTCCAATTCGTCTGTCTCATCCGGCAGCCGGTTTGACACAAGCCACATGATGGAACTGAAGGCGGCGGCATACTCAAACATCGACCCATCGCATCCTACCGTGTATGAGTCGGAAGAGATAAGGGTGCGTCACAAGCGTGCCGGAAAGCATGAAGTGCCCAGGCGTTTGATGCAGCAAACTATCG ATCAAAACACGCTTTCTACCATCGGCAGTCTGAAGCGAATTGGCTCTGCACGGCATGGGCGCTCCAGGAGAAACACAGCGACCGACGAGATTAGTGaatcaaaaaaaatccttttcagCAAGCATCTAGGTGAAGTGCCTCAGCAACAGAACGAGGAGCATATCCATGGTGCATTTAGTACATACTTTCGACGGGATATAAGCGACGATGCAATCAGCTCCAATTATGCCCTCTCCGCTGATAGATCAACACGTCGGGACGTTACCGGGAGTAGTCTCTCAAGTGCATTTGCCTGTGGTGGGTTCTACGAGGACAAAGAGGATAGTGAAATGCATAGCAAGCTGAACCGTAGTGGTACCACCGCCACCCAGTCGGATAGTTTTGAATACGACAATAGTGAGGATCGGTATCGTATCCACGAAATGGAACGGGTTTGGAAGCAGCATCACTGGAAATCACCATCGTTAGAAAGGAAACTCCTTCAAATACAAAATTCTAAGTTACCATCGTCATCTTGCCATAGTCCGGAATCAGAGCACAATCTTACTGAGTCGGATCACAGCTTCGTGTATGATGAGGCACCACATCCGAACGCCTCCAATCCGTCCCTGAACGAGTACAGTGACTCAAGTCCTTCAACAGTAAAGAGCGCTTCCCAACGGGCGTCGGAAAAGCCGAACCAGTCAATTCTGTTACAGCAACAAGCCGTTCTTGCTGCAACGCTGCAATATAAACGAGAGTTTTCCCCAGTAGAAGGTTACACCAATGAGTACCTGGCGATTGCAAGGCGCTTCGGCAGTCTCATTACGAGTCGCCGCAAACCCGGCACTCACATGGGACCGGTTCGTAACCCCGAGTGTCCCTGTGAGCACTGCCGGCGTTGGGTACTGGAGCGTGACTCGGGTGGTAGCGTTAGTGTCTTGCGTGAACGTGCACTTTCTATGGACGGTACAAGCGCACCAAACGGTATCGTCGATATGCGTCGACAGTTTCACCAGAGAAACACCTATGTCCACGAAACGTAA